Below is a genomic region from Raphanus sativus cultivar WK10039 chromosome 4, ASM80110v3, whole genome shotgun sequence.
GAGAGTTGCATTGTTGTAGTATTATTTTTGGACTGTTTTTGCGAATCCAAAGTAATCGGTGTTTAAAAATAGAAGTGTGACAGCTTATGTGCTACCTGAAAGCGAACTACATAGACGCTTTATTTTCCAAAAGAGAaaaactctaattttttttaaacactactttaaaacttatatatttattttgttcaagGAAATAGTTAACCCTAGTCCCTAGCTGCACTTTCatgaattataattttctttttcaatacTTTCCTTATAACTTGCACAGATCAAGGCAAAAGCCCaacagaaaaaaagaattttagaTATCTAGCCCACTAGCACAAATAGGAATTAGCAAAACCCAAGACAAAAAGAGGAAGACGCGGCCCAGAAACAAAAGGCCGTAATTATTTTTCTCAATTTAAAATCAAAGAGTATAAAAGaaggtaaaaaataaaaaaaaaaactgcccTTTTTCGAGATACATCTCGGAATCACGCGCGCGCCCGCTCCTCCCGCTTCTCACTCATGTGTAGTAGCAAAACTCGAAGCTTCcacttccaaaaaaaaactgatctctccgactctctctctctctctcgatatCCTCTCTAATTccatctctcatctctctcttcctACGATCGCTTGATCCATCTCCTTTCCGCATAACCTGCATTCATATTCTCGAAATCGAAGCGTAATTGTGCACGCGATTTTCTGATCGACGAGTATATTCTGCAGGATCGGCTTTAGTATTTTCGTTTTCTGGTTCAGATCGCGTGAGAAATGGTGGGAAACGACTGGGTGAACAGTTACCTGGAGGCGATCCTCGCGGCGGAGCCGGGGATCGGCGATTCCAAATACAGCGACTCCAAATCATCGCTGCTGCTGAGAGAGCGTGGTCATTTCAGTCCCACTCGTTACTTCGTCGAGGAGGTCATCACAGGCTTCGATGAAACCGATCTCCACCGTTCATGGATTCAGGTAATATACgcttcacacacacacacacacacacactctctcttttgattttatttttttccttttttgacgTGGATTTATGATTCTGCACACAGGCTGCTGCAACGAGAAGTCCACAGGAGAGGAACACGAGGCTGGAGAATCTCTGCTGGAGGATTTGGAATCTCGCTCGCCAGAAGAAGCAGGTTTGATCGATCATTGATGAGAGTTTTGTTTCGATctttcatttatttgttttctgtGTATTGTGTGATCAGAGTAGTATTGGTTTCTTGATCTTGTTAGTAGAATCATTCATTATTGTGTTTACTCTtttcttgattcttttttttttgtccttgGTCAACATTTTTTGTGTGTTCACTTTAGGTTGCAGGGAAGTATGCTAAGCGTACTGCTAAACGCCATCTCTTGCGAGAGAGAGCACGCTTGGAGGCTACTGCTGATATGTCAGAGGACTTTTCGGAAGGAGAGAAAGCTGACGTGCCTGGTGAGATTCTAACTCCTACTGATAGCTCCAAAGGGAGGATGTCTCGGATCAGCTCTGTTGATGTGTTTGAGAATTGGTTTGCTCAACACAAGGAAAAAAAGCTTTACATCGTCTTAATAAGGTATTTATATGTTACTCGATAGAAAGTTTCCAACAAGTTGGAATCAAACAGTAGTTTGTAGTTGCTAAATACTATTGGAACTTTTTTTCTTGCAGTCTTCACGGTTTGATACGTGGTGAGAACATGGAGCTTGGTCGGGATTCTGATACCGGTGGCCAGGTTGGCTTTTTCAAATTGTAGTTATTCGTTTCACACAGCGTCTAACATTTTCTGATAAACAGGTTAAGTATGTTGTGGAACTTGCAAGGGCTTTGGGATCAATGCCTGGAGTGTACCGGGTTGATTTGTTGACCCGTCAGGTATCAGCACCGGATGTTGACTGGAGCTATGCTGAACCATCTGAGATGCTTAATCCTCTGGACACAGACACAGATCAGGAGAATGGAGAGAGTAGTGGAGCTTATATAATTCGTATACCATTCGGTCCAAAAGATAAATACGTAGAGAAAGAGCTCCTCTGGCCTCACATCCCTGAATTTGTTGACAGGGCGCTTAGCCATGTCATGCAGATGTCCAAAGCTCTTAGTGAGCATATCGGTGGTGGAAAACCTGTTTGGCCTGTTGCTATTCACGGGCATTACGCAGATGCAGGAGATTCCACCGCACTTCTCTCGGGGGCTCTAAATGTACCGATGGTTTTCACCGGACATTCTCTTGGCCGTGATAAGCTGGAGCAACTCCTGAAACAAGGCCGGCCGAAAGAAGAAATAAATTCTAACTACAAAATAATGAGGCGGATTGAGGCTGAGGAGCTATGCCTTGATGCCTCTGAGATTATTATTACTAGTACAAGGCAAGAGATAGAAGAGCAGTGGCGTCTTTATGATGGTTTTGATCCAGTTTTGGAGCGAAAACTCAGGGCCAGGATGAAAAGGGGTGTCAGCTGTCATGGCAGATTTATGCCTCGCATGGTTGTAAGTATCATCTCCATCCTGTCTTCTTAGTTACTCTCTGCTACTGGtgaattctgtttctgaatattTCTTTGTGTTGATTGGTAGCTTTGTTGTCTGAATGTAGGTGATTCCTCCAGGAATGGAATTTCATCACATTGTACCACATGATGTGGATAACGATGGGGAAGGAGCTAGAGACGACCAAAATCCACAATCTCATGATCCGCCAATTTGGTCTGAGGTTAGTCTAATCTTCGAACaataaacatttttcttttacatattaGATGACAGTATTACCTTTAAGTTATGTCAGTGCTATCTTTATATTTACTCTGAACTCTTCACATTGGCAGATTATGCGTTTCTTTTCTAACCCACGCAAGCCCATGATACTCGCTCTTGCTCGGCCAGACCCTAAGAAAAACTTGGTAACTTTAGTCAAAGCATTTGGAGAATGTCGTCCATTAAGGGAACTTGCTAACCTTGTAAgtcttcttctttatcttctctacTGAAGAACATCTATGTTTCCCTTTTAGTTTCCAGGGCGATGTTTCATTTTTGCATTAcgtttttgtttctcttcaaTTGCAGACATTGATAATGGGAAACAGAGATGATATCGATGAGTTGTCTAGCACCAATGCTTCGGTGCTTCTTTCAATTCTGAAACTGATAGATAAATATGATCTTTATGGTCAAGTGGCAATGCCTAAGCATCACAAACAATCTGATGTGCCTGAGATTTATCGCTTAGCAGCCAAAACAAAAGTAAGGTTCTGGACTTGTTGACTGTTACTTTTCCCTTTATATCTATTTTCTGTCCCAATTTATCCATCgttgagtctttttttttttttgaatagaatgttaaattttattcaaagaaaaaagaactttGTTACAACTAAGTGTATCCTTTGTTTAATAAGAGAAAAAACTTCTTAAAAtgtcaaaacaaaaaactcCTCATGTTTCTCTACTAAACCATTCTTCCATCTCCCTCTCATAATCTGTGtctcctcttcttcttatcACCGTAAATTGATTGCGCATATGCTTCTCTAGTCTCCTTATTGTAACCTCTGCAGAGACCGCCACTTCACCATGTCTGCGCCTGTTTCGTTCTCTCCAGATAGTGTGGATAGATGCTTGAAACATGTAACGCACAATGTAGAGCTTCACTTTACTCCATACTGAGGAACCCATAATCAGGTGAGTGATGTTCTCCCATCCAACCGCGTGTTGGTCTTTAAGTATCCCTCTCATCAAATCATCCCACACTTTTGTCGAATAAggacactcaaaaaataaatggTTCAAGGTCTCCAAAGGATTCCTGCAAAGAATACAACTCACATCTGTGTTTCCATTCCAGTATTGCATCCTCTCCCCGTAGCTAATCTCCCACGCATAGCTAGCCAGGTGATAAAGGAAAACTTTGGAGTGGCGTGTTTGAACCAGACTGCTTGGTGCCAATAGCATTGCAAGTGTCTTTCTCGTATACACATCCAAGTTTCTTTTGTGGAAAACTTCTTCTTATATTTCCCCTTCTCTGTTTTCCATAATGACACATCTTCTTCAAGCGATCTGTTCTCTTAAATCCTCTCAATCTCCACCTCCACTCTATTAAGGATAGAAACTCGATGTGATCTTCTTCTATGCTTCATACAATCCTCTACTGTCGCATATTCCATGCAGCCAACAAACCTTTTTTCTCAAAACCTATGTAATATAGGATGTTAGCTTGTACTTCTGCAGCTATTATTGCAAAGCAGTTTGGTCATCCATCTTATCtcaaatcatttattttttcagGGAGTTTTTATCAATCCAGCTGTGATTGAACCATTTGGACTGACTCTAATTGAGGTAATAGTCTTGTTTTCTCTTAACTGCTTTATTATTCGTCACGCTATCTTTTGACCAAGCTGTGTCTAACAGGCTGGAGCTCATGGATTGCCTATGGTTGCAACAAAAAATGGAGGTCCCGTCGACATTAACCGGGTTTGTATCTCGCTATACTACAGAATGACGTTGCATTTGTTATCCAATGCTTCCGTGGAATAATCTTTATTGATAAATTTGGCTAACTAATTGACAGGTTCTTGACAATGGTCTTTTGGTTGACCCTCATGATCAGCAAGCTATAGCTGATGCTCTCCTGAAACTGGTTTCAGACAAAAACCTCTGGACAAGATGCAGACAGAACGGCCTAAAAAACATACACTTGTTTTCTTGGCCAGAGCACTGCAAGACCTACCTGTCGCGCATAGCAGGGTGCAAGCAAAGACATCCTCAGTGGCAGAGCACTGATTTCGAAAACTCTGACCCTGATTCACCTAGTGATTCCCTCAGAGACATTAATGATATCTCTCTGAACCTAAAACTTTCCTTAGACGGAGAGAAAGGAGAAGGTAAAAGTACCAATTTAGATGCTGAAGCGAAGCTAGAAAAGGCTGTTTCAACACTGGCGCCAAAGAGCACATCGACAGAGAAGGTGTATGGAAGTGGCAAGATTCCGACACTGAAAAGACGGAAGTATATATTTGTCATCTCCGTGGACTGTGACAAAGCCTCAGATCTTCTTGAAGTAGCTAAAACAGTTATTGATGTGGGGGGCGGAAAAAACGCGTCTTCGATAGGATTCATCCTCTCAACCTCAATGAACGTATCCGAGACTCACTCCACAATTCTTTCAGGAGGGTTAAACCCTCAGGATTTCGACGCCGTGATCTGCAACAGCGGAAGTGAACTCTACTTCACATCCTCTGCATCTGAAGACAAGACCAAACTGCCTTATGCGCTAGACTCAGATTACCATTCACACATAGAGTACAGGTGGGGAGGAGAGAGCCTGAGAAAGACTTTGGTCCGTTGGATCGGTTCAGTAcacgagaagaagaagaagcaacatgATGGCGAGATTCTATCGGAAGATGAATCTTCCTCATCTAACTATTGCCTATCTTTCAAAGTCAAAGAGCCGACTTTGGTAAAACAGAACTCGATTACTGATAACTCTACAAATATGTATTCGCTCAACATGGTGGGGCTTCATATGCATGCTACTCTTCGCAGGTACCTCCGGTGAAGGAGCTGAGGAAGTTGATGAGAGTTCAGGCTTTGCGTTGCAATGCAGTATACTGCAAAGGGGGGACTAAGCTCAACGTTATCCCTGTCCTTGCTTCACGATCTCAGGCCCTCAGGTATATCTTCTACGGTTCTACCTCTACTAGAAACATAGATGACTTCAAACACTAATTTATGCATTGACGTTTGCATTTGCATTTGCatttatataagtttataacaATCAAGATTAGAATCTCTTTCATTCTGATCATCAGACCAAAGAACTTTAACTCTCTGGTTTGTTCAGGTACCTGCTGGTGAGGTGGGGAGTGGATTTATCGAAGATGGTTGTTTTCGTGGGAGACAGCGGAGATACGGACTACGAAGGGTTGCTCGGAGGAGTGCACAAGACAGTAATAGTCAAAGGTGTAGCGAGTGACGCAACCGCACGTGTGCTTAATGGCAACAGAAGTTACCCACTAGAGGACGTGACTCCAGTAAACAGTCCCAATATCACCAGAGCCGACCAATGTGACCGCGAATGCATTAAGGCTGCTCTTGAGAAACTAAGCGTCAAAACCTGAGATATGAAGATGCAACCTTAGTACTGAagtattcttctttttttcctctGACAATAAAACAAATACTGTATGTTTTTTCTTCATAAACAACTCGAGGGATCATTGGAAAATAAGTGCCACTATATTGTTTTCTTTCCACAATATATAGCAGCTAGTgcatttacatatttatttgtattttgtacAAGTTATACACCATTCCGCCGTGATGTTACTGATGTATAAGGAGCTTTCGCTTTACGTCACCAAGTTTTCCAAAAAGTGGGTAAAAACACATATCCTTTGTGCATCCCTCCCTTGAGTGCTATTTATCAGAACACACTTGCCGTGTAGAACAATttctagaaaacaaaaataaagtggggggggggggggaatagTGTTAAAACGTGTAATACACACAACTATTATAACTTTGTTGTTAAATTaacaaatctaaaataaatatggttAAATGTTCTCATAGTTAACTACTTTAGCAATGCCATGGAAACTTTCTATGAATTTTCTTCCAAAgtactttttattattgttttgtgGACTTTCTCTTCTAAAAGATTTTTTAGGGAAGGGTGTGGTGTTGAATGACTGAAGGAGAATTCAGATCAGTTCTTAATTGGCACATATTAAAACCTGTTTTGAATACAAACATAATTTCACATTcgaaatttaaacaaataatttctaatatataaaaatatctaattctaATTAATACAAGacttttttggaaaaaaatctaATAGCAAAATTCATGCGGGTTTTAATGGTTAATCTCAAAATAGAAAATATCGTACTAATCATTTAGGAAAATGATAAGAGcttgaaaaaaatctaaaattttttttaatgaatgatATGCAGATAACACCTTAAAATCTAGTGgtatgttttttaataatatatatttattcatcCCGTTAAAATAGAGATTTTAGATTTGATTGTAAGCTggttttgaacaaaaaatttaagatcaaactattacaaattattaaaatctagaATTTGGTATGTTCTTCACATTCTTCTTAAACACACAACTACTATGTTAAAAAGTTGAACAACATTACAATTTACAAGCAATTATGAAATGATTTATAGAAATCAAATCCATCCCAATGTTAGTTCTCTTAAGTTGAATAACTGGAGATAAGTTTGTCCCCATGGATAAAAGAGGGTGATAAATggtaagaaaattataaaagtaagaaaattataaaaaggtATGATATATAACACCTTATGtatatatttctcttttaaGAGTGAACCTTGTGGATGCAAACGGTGCAAAACTGCAAACTCGTATTATTAATTAGTTAGTTATAAAATCCAAACATTCTTTcacttttttcaaaaactccattaacaaccaaaacaaaaacttcCTTCTCTCCGCGcctagagagaaagagagactcactcactcactcactctTCTTCGTCgtcctctctctctatctctctttagATTTTcccgaaaaaaaaagagtaaaataaTCAAACGCAGTATCACACCTTCCTCCTCTTTCGGAGAAACAGAGTCAGTGTAAAATGGATAAGCAGCATCAACACACGAGATTCTGTTTCTTATCGATCTGCATCGGATCAATCGCACTCGTATTCGCGATCTCTCGCTGCTCGATCTCCTTCTTCGACTACTCTCTCCAGAAACTCGAGTTCTCTTTCCAGGAAAGCGAGCTGCGACGAAGCTTTCACAATGCCGGCGGAGACGAAAACAGAGTCGTGGATTCTCGCGACGTCGTCTCTCAGCAGATCCTCTCCATCAGATCGAGTAACGCCACTGTAAgccattcatcatcatcatgctcatcatcatcatcatcatgatcgGAACTGTTAAATTCAAATGATCGTAACGGTCCGGTTTAGTTATGTGAATGTGTGTGTGTTGAATCAGTTGCGGATTAAAccggagaaaaagaagaagaagctaaacCGGAGAAGGATGGTGGAAGTAGGACTAAGCAGAGCAAGAGATTCGATACGTGaagcagcttcttcttcttctaaccgTAACGCTACATTCTTCAACGTTGATCTTCCCAACACACTAGTCTACCGTAATCCCTCTGCTTTACATCAGtaagtttattattattatcttcatctctttttactaaatttctttactaaataattatattttcttaaaaaggtattattatttttttaaaaaaatattattatttttcatgagttaatatataaattagagaAACTTTAGATTCAAGACAAAATAAAAGTTTCTTATCTTCCAAAACTCTGAGTTAAAAGCTTTGCTTTAACGATCATTTTTTTTGCACACGgctaaatttttctttttggctttgcgtagtaattattaaaaataattcttcTAAGTGACGCTAAGAGTCGATGAGTGTGGAGGACCAATGCAAAAACTCAAAATTCTAAATTTGGTTATTGTTTGTATCGAAAGAGTTCACACACGCATAGACACCACTAGTTTTTGTATCATAGTCTCTGATAAAGTATAATACTAAAGGTTACTTATTATTCATGATGAAACCCACTGATTCATGATTTTCAGAGAGAAACTCCTTTCACAAGCAAAAATCCAATTCATTGAAATTTACATATAGACTATAGGATATACTATTATGTAATTTAATCTTACCGGCTATGTAAAAAACTTAGGCGGTGCAATTAACTCGGCTACCGGACTAATTAAGGTCTGTTATTATATGTCACTTTCTTTACACATTTTGGCCTTTATCATATTACGGCTCAGCAGCTCTATTATGTAGACCACAGTTACAGTTTTACACTTATGTCATCATCTGCTTAATAATTGTATTGTGGTCCATAAACACTTTTAGTCAccacttagttttttttttccttttaaacttcaaatgagcgttccaagtgtcaTGTAGCTGGGAAAGATgttgaattttttattctttttttaacagGAGTTAcctggagatggagaagaggTTTAAGGTGTATGTATACGAAGAAGGCGAGCCACCTTTGGTACACGACGGACCTTGCAAAAGCGTGTACGCGGTTGAAGGAAGATTCATAATGGAGATA
It encodes:
- the LOC108832089 gene encoding probable sucrose-phosphate synthase 2: MVGNDWVNSYLEAILAAEPGIGDSKYSDSKSSLLLRERGHFSPTRYFVEEVITGFDETDLHRSWIQAAATRSPQERNTRLENLCWRIWNLARQKKQVAGKYAKRTAKRHLLRERARLEATADMSEDFSEGEKADVPGEILTPTDSSKGRMSRISSVDVFENWFAQHKEKKLYIVLISLHGLIRGENMELGRDSDTGGQVKYVVELARALGSMPGVYRVDLLTRQVSAPDVDWSYAEPSEMLNPLDTDTDQENGESSGAYIIRIPFGPKDKYVEKELLWPHIPEFVDRALSHVMQMSKALSEHIGGGKPVWPVAIHGHYADAGDSTALLSGALNVPMVFTGHSLGRDKLEQLLKQGRPKEEINSNYKIMRRIEAEELCLDASEIIITSTRQEIEEQWRLYDGFDPVLERKLRARMKRGVSCHGRFMPRMVVIPPGMEFHHIVPHDVDNDGEGARDDQNPQSHDPPIWSEIMRFFSNPRKPMILALARPDPKKNLVTLVKAFGECRPLRELANLTLIMGNRDDIDELSSTNASVLLSILKLIDKYDLYGQVAMPKHHKQSDVPEIYRLAAKTKGVFINPAVIEPFGLTLIEAGAHGLPMVATKNGGPVDINRVLDNGLLVDPHDQQAIADALLKLVSDKNLWTRCRQNGLKNIHLFSWPEHCKTYLSRIAGCKQRHPQWQSTDFENSDPDSPSDSLRDINDISLNLKLSLDGEKGEGKSTNLDAEAKLEKAVSTLAPKSTSTEKVYGSGKIPTLKRRKYIFVISVDCDKASDLLEVAKTVIDVGGGKNASSIGFILSTSMNVSETHSTILSGGLNPQDFDAVICNSGSELYFTSSASEDKTKLPYALDSDYHSHIEYRWGGESLRKTLVRWIGSVHEKKKKQHDGEILSEDESSSSNYCLSFKVKEPTLVPPVKELRKLMRVQALRCNAVYCKGGTKLNVIPVLASRSQALRYLLVRWGVDLSKMVVFVGDSGDTDYEGLLGGVHKTVIVKGVASDATARVLNGNRSYPLEDVTPVNSPNITRADQCDRECIKAALEKLSVKT